The following are from one region of the Stanieria cyanosphaera PCC 7437 genome:
- the pheT gene encoding phenylalanine--tRNA ligase subunit beta: MRVSLNWLKELVDVDLTAEELGKILTIAGFEVEAIEDLRTFADGVVIGKVVQKEPHPNADKLSVCQVEVGGDAPLNIVCGASNVRADIFVPVATLGTYLPAIDLKMRRTKLRGVPSEGMICSLTELGLEKESDGIHIFTEDNLQPGQDVRPLLGLDDVILDLATTANRADALSMVGIAREVAALTGATLKLPDIPQDEVAQNLQIQIEVQDSQACPAYIGTVIEGVKLTSSPNWLKWRLQAAGVRPINNVVDVTNYVLLEWGQPLHAFDCEKLQRVAGNDALTIGVRFAEAGESLTTLDGQNRELNPQNLLITANNQPVALAGVMGGEDTEVDNQTVNLVLESALFESVTIRRSARSQNLRSEASTRYERGVNQVELDLAVARAIALLQELAGGTAVAQTVADARPDFASRGSIELRLSRINQVLGQVKRENGVGEIEVEEVEQILSALGCQLELIPDKESTWKVTVPSYRYRDLEREIDLIEEVARLYGYDRFCDTLPAKTEPGYLSFNYQIKNKLRALLRGVGLTEVVHYSLVKPTGGEVTLANPLFAEYSALRTNLIAGLIDAFEYNQSQGNGSLNAFEIGRIFWNSDAGFQEADAVAGIMGGDFYPQGSWTRGGKPAPMSWYQAKGILESLFTNLGLTIFYRSDSTDQRLHPGRTASLWLEGKNFGIFGQLHPQLRQQRDLPNEIYVFQLDFNILLAVLSQEEVITPKFQVYSAYPGTERDLAFFASTTLSVAEIAQVINRAGGKLLEKVELFDEYKGKNVPEGQRSLAFSLIYRSSDRTLTDEDVEPVHQKVRDTLVKEFEVTLRS; encoded by the coding sequence ATGCGCGTCTCTTTAAATTGGCTCAAAGAATTAGTAGATGTCGACCTAACGGCGGAAGAGTTAGGTAAAATATTGACTATAGCGGGTTTTGAAGTCGAAGCGATTGAGGATCTGCGGACTTTTGCTGATGGAGTAGTTATTGGCAAAGTTGTTCAAAAAGAACCTCATCCTAACGCAGATAAATTAAGTGTCTGTCAAGTAGAAGTAGGAGGAGATGCGCCCTTAAATATAGTTTGTGGCGCAAGTAATGTGAGGGCAGATATTTTTGTTCCTGTGGCAACTTTAGGAACTTATTTACCTGCCATCGATCTGAAAATGCGCCGAACTAAGTTAAGAGGTGTTCCTTCGGAAGGAATGATTTGTTCTTTAACCGAATTAGGGTTAGAAAAAGAATCTGATGGTATTCATATTTTTACTGAAGATAACCTTCAACCAGGTCAAGATGTTCGACCTTTATTAGGATTGGATGATGTTATTTTAGATTTGGCGACTACTGCCAATCGGGCTGATGCTTTATCGATGGTAGGAATAGCTAGAGAAGTGGCAGCTTTAACAGGTGCAACTTTAAAACTTCCTGATATTCCCCAAGATGAAGTTGCTCAAAATCTTCAAATCCAGATTGAGGTTCAAGATTCCCAAGCTTGTCCAGCATATATAGGTACAGTTATTGAGGGAGTAAAATTAACTTCTTCTCCCAATTGGTTGAAATGGCGATTGCAAGCAGCAGGAGTGCGTCCAATCAATAATGTGGTAGACGTGACTAACTATGTGTTGTTGGAATGGGGGCAACCTCTTCACGCTTTTGATTGCGAAAAATTACAAAGGGTAGCTGGAAACGATGCTTTAACTATTGGGGTGCGTTTTGCTGAGGCAGGAGAAAGTTTAACTACTCTTGATGGTCAAAATCGAGAACTTAATCCTCAAAATCTTCTGATTACCGCAAATAATCAACCTGTAGCTTTAGCTGGTGTGATGGGCGGAGAAGATACGGAAGTTGACAATCAAACAGTTAATTTGGTTTTAGAATCTGCCTTATTTGAATCAGTTACCATTCGTCGTTCAGCACGAAGTCAAAATTTACGTTCGGAAGCTTCTACTCGTTATGAACGAGGAGTTAATCAAGTAGAATTAGACTTAGCGGTAGCTAGAGCGATCGCATTGTTACAAGAATTAGCTGGAGGTACGGCAGTTGCTCAAACTGTGGCTGATGCTCGTCCAGATTTTGCTAGTCGTGGTTCGATTGAGTTACGTTTAAGCAGAATTAATCAGGTTTTAGGTCAAGTTAAGCGGGAAAATGGTGTTGGTGAGATTGAAGTTGAGGAAGTAGAACAAATTCTGAGTGCTTTGGGTTGTCAGTTGGAGTTAATTCCAGACAAAGAGAGTACTTGGAAAGTAACTGTTCCTTCTTATCGTTATCGGGATTTGGAGCGAGAAATTGATTTAATTGAAGAAGTAGCTCGTCTTTATGGTTACGATCGCTTCTGTGATACTTTACCTGCTAAAACTGAACCTGGTTATCTTTCTTTTAATTATCAGATCAAAAATAAATTACGAGCCTTATTACGTGGTGTTGGATTAACTGAAGTAGTACATTATTCTTTGGTTAAACCCACAGGAGGAGAAGTTACCTTAGCTAATCCCCTCTTTGCCGAATATTCGGCTTTACGAACCAATTTAATTGCTGGTTTGATCGATGCTTTTGAGTACAATCAGTCTCAAGGCAACGGTTCACTCAATGCCTTTGAAATTGGACGCATTTTTTGGAATTCTGATGCAGGGTTTCAAGAGGCCGATGCTGTGGCAGGAATTATGGGCGGAGATTTTTATCCCCAAGGTAGTTGGACTAGAGGCGGAAAACCTGCACCAATGAGTTGGTATCAAGCTAAAGGTATTTTGGAAAGTTTGTTTACTAATCTTGGTTTAACGATATTCTATCGTTCAGATAGTACAGATCAAAGACTACATCCAGGGCGCACCGCTTCTTTGTGGTTAGAGGGGAAAAATTTTGGTATTTTTGGGCAATTACATCCTCAGTTGCGTCAACAACGGGATTTACCCAATGAAATTTATGTTTTTCAATTAGACTTCAATATTTTACTTGCTGTTTTGAGTCAGGAAGAAGTAATTACACCAAAATTCCAAGTTTATTCTGCTTATCCAGGTACAGAGAGAGATTTAGCCTTCTTTGCTTCTACTACTTTATCCGTAGCCGAAATAGCTCAAGTAATCAATCGGGCAGGAGGTAAATTATTAGAAAAAGTCGAATTATTCGATGAATACAAAGGTAAAAATGTCCCTGAAGGACAACGCAGTTTAGCTTTTAGTCTAATTTATCGCTCAAGCGATCGCACTTTGACTGATGAAGATGTTGAACCCGTTCATCAAAAAGTCCGCGATACTCTAGTCAAGGAGTTTGAAGTAACTTTGCGTAGTTAA
- a CDS encoding serine/threonine-protein kinase, with the protein MSYCLNPSCPKPINNPKAKICQACGSKLLLRDRYHLVKGLGKGGFGATFLAADISLPGNPLCVIKQLRPNTDNPNFLSMARQLFEREAKTLGRIGSHPQIPRLLDYFEDRKQFYLVQEFVKGNNLQQEVKKHGLLNEEKVRQVLKEILVILKDIHNQKVIHRDIKPANIIRREIDDKLVLIDFGVVKNQVNTVASDNNNTALTAFAVGTPGFAPPEQLAMRPVYASDIYALGVTCIYLLTGKAPKNMDCDPLTGEINWDKYLNVSESFSEILHTMLEVSVKNRYKTAEEALQALDIENHLDSLSESMISYSSGNIDPFSNSSSRGNRSTSRIADNIRSRHTSINPAAKRTIAGQDFKKTHSNRTSFSRGTSIGKNSSDFKKSTSFGTSAYDLNRPVKLEAQALLDYYSTGRRDFNQKDLSQQNLEKANLAGAHFHESKFIKTNLQGADLSGVDLSSADIRQALLRNANLCRAYLYSANLEGADLRGADLSFTQFSGAKLKGANLCGANLSNANITEAQLKEAKTNWMTILPNGRRGLW; encoded by the coding sequence ATGAGCTACTGCCTAAATCCTTCTTGTCCAAAACCAATTAACAACCCCAAAGCAAAAATATGCCAAGCTTGTGGTTCAAAATTATTATTACGCGATCGCTATCATTTAGTCAAAGGGTTAGGGAAAGGAGGTTTTGGTGCAACATTTCTCGCTGCTGATATTTCCCTGCCTGGCAATCCTTTATGTGTCATTAAACAATTACGCCCCAATACAGACAATCCTAATTTCCTCTCGATGGCAAGACAATTATTTGAACGAGAGGCAAAAACTTTGGGTCGAATTGGCAGTCATCCCCAAATTCCTAGACTATTAGATTATTTTGAAGACCGCAAACAATTTTATTTAGTTCAAGAGTTTGTTAAAGGTAATAATCTTCAACAAGAAGTTAAAAAACATGGTCTTCTTAACGAAGAAAAAGTAAGACAAGTCCTCAAAGAAATTTTAGTTATTCTCAAAGATATTCATAATCAAAAAGTAATTCATCGAGATATCAAACCAGCTAATATTATTCGTCGCGAGATTGATGATAAGTTAGTTCTGATTGATTTTGGAGTGGTTAAAAATCAAGTTAATACGGTAGCATCCGATAACAACAACACTGCTTTAACTGCTTTTGCTGTCGGTACACCAGGTTTTGCTCCTCCAGAACAACTAGCTATGCGTCCTGTTTATGCCAGCGATATTTATGCTCTTGGAGTTACTTGTATTTATCTGCTGACAGGTAAAGCACCCAAAAATATGGACTGTGACCCCTTAACAGGAGAAATTAATTGGGACAAATATCTCAACGTGAGTGAGAGTTTTTCTGAGATTTTGCATACTATGCTAGAAGTATCAGTTAAAAATCGCTACAAAACTGCCGAGGAAGCCTTACAAGCTTTAGACATTGAAAATCATCTTGATAGCTTATCAGAAAGCATGATTAGTTATTCTAGCGGTAATATAGATCCTTTTAGTAATTCTTCAAGTCGAGGTAATCGTTCTACATCTCGCATAGCTGATAATATTCGTTCTCGCCACACCAGTATTAACCCTGCTGCCAAACGAACTATTGCCGGTCAAGATTTTAAAAAAACTCATAGTAATCGAACTAGTTTTAGTCGAGGAACTTCGATTGGTAAAAATAGCTCAGATTTCAAAAAATCAACTTCCTTTGGAACGAGTGCTTATGATTTGAATAGACCAGTTAAATTAGAGGCTCAAGCTTTACTAGATTATTACTCCACTGGTAGAAGAGATTTTAACCAAAAAGACCTCAGTCAACAAAATCTGGAAAAAGCTAACCTAGCTGGAGCGCATTTTCATGAATCTAAGTTTATTAAAACAAATTTACAAGGAGCAGATTTATCAGGAGTAGATTTAAGTAGCGCAGATATACGACAAGCTTTATTACGCAATGCCAATTTATGTAGAGCTTATCTTTATTCTGCCAATTTAGAAGGAGCGGATTTACGAGGCGCAGATTTAAGTTTTACTCAATTTTCGGGAGCTAAATTAAAAGGCGCAAACCTTTGTGGTGCAAATCTTTCCAATGCCAATATTACGGAAGCACAACTGAAAGAAGCTAAAACTAATTGGATGACAATTTTACCAAACGGTAGAAGAGGTTTGTGGTAG
- a CDS encoding phytanoyl-CoA dioxygenase family protein: protein MITNKPTLSSDFINLAKEIIDGKGYVLLPNLLTQAEAKTASNLILELAEQEKKVGKLVIQEQKERLYGLIYQGKIFEKMVQHPTVLSIVETILGQNLILGGFSAHILHPGAKRMGVHVDYPYWAMSSPFPRSPILEIQVIWMVEDFTEDNGAPLFVPHSQKLAIKPELEEFEKTAIKITGKAGTAIISHGLCWHDTSVNHTQKPRVSILGNYTPQFIHPLENNLFNYRQEVIEQATPKLKYLLRHDLQSHQQQIFAMNFKMNF from the coding sequence ATGATAACTAATAAGCCAACTTTATCTTCAGATTTTATTAATTTAGCCAAGGAAATTATTGACGGTAAAGGTTACGTTTTACTACCTAATTTACTCACTCAAGCAGAAGCTAAAACTGCTAGTAATTTGATTTTAGAATTAGCTGAACAAGAAAAAAAAGTAGGAAAATTAGTAATTCAGGAACAAAAAGAAAGATTATATGGGTTGATTTATCAGGGGAAAATTTTTGAAAAAATGGTACAGCATCCTACTGTACTATCAATAGTAGAAACTATCCTGGGACAAAATTTAATTTTAGGAGGATTTTCTGCTCATATTCTCCATCCAGGAGCTAAAAGAATGGGAGTTCATGTAGATTACCCCTATTGGGCAATGTCTTCTCCTTTTCCCCGATCTCCTATTTTAGAAATACAAGTTATTTGGATGGTTGAAGATTTTACTGAAGATAATGGCGCACCATTATTTGTTCCCCACAGTCAAAAATTAGCCATTAAACCAGAGCTTGAAGAGTTTGAAAAAACTGCTATCAAAATAACAGGAAAAGCAGGAACAGCTATTATTTCTCATGGACTTTGTTGGCATGATACTTCAGTGAATCATACCCAAAAACCACGAGTTTCAATTTTAGGTAACTATACACCTCAATTTATTCATCCTTTAGAAAATAATTTATTTAATTATCGTCAAGAAGTTATTGAGCAAGCTACTCCTAAATTAAAGTATTTACTGAGGCACGATTTGCAATCACATCAACAGCAAATTTTTGCTATGAATTTTAAAATGAACTTTTAA
- the ureB gene encoding urease subunit beta, producing MIPGEIFTQPGEIELNQGRETIKISVANTGDRPIQIGSHFHFYEVNSALQFDRERTKGMRLNIPAGTAVRFEPGDEKEVELVAIAGSREIYGFNGLINGQLSSN from the coding sequence ATGATTCCAGGCGAAATATTTACTCAACCAGGAGAAATTGAATTAAATCAAGGGCGAGAAACAATTAAAATTTCAGTAGCTAATACAGGCGATCGCCCTATTCAAATAGGTTCTCATTTTCACTTTTATGAAGTTAATTCCGCTTTACAATTTGATCGGGAACGGACTAAAGGAATGCGATTAAATATTCCTGCTGGTACGGCAGTACGTTTTGAACCAGGAGACGAAAAAGAAGTAGAATTAGTTGCGATCGCAGGAAGTCGTGAAATTTATGGTTTTAACGGCTTGATTAATGGTCAATTAAGCTCAAATTAA
- the ureA gene encoding urease subunit gamma: MKLSPQEKDKLMIFTAALLAERRKAKGLKLNYPEAIAYISAAILEGAREGKTVAELMSHGTTLLTKDDVMEGIAEMIPEVQVEATFSDGTKLVTVHNPIR; this comes from the coding sequence ATGAAATTATCACCTCAAGAAAAAGATAAATTAATGATTTTTACTGCTGCCTTACTAGCAGAACGCAGAAAAGCCAAAGGTTTAAAATTAAATTATCCAGAAGCTATTGCCTATATTTCTGCTGCTATTTTAGAAGGTGCAAGAGAAGGAAAAACCGTTGCCGAATTAATGAGTCATGGTACAACTCTCTTAACCAAGGATGATGTCATGGAGGGAATTGCAGAAATGATTCCTGAAGTGCAAGTCGAAGCTACCTTCTCTGATGGTACTAAATTAGTAACTGTACATAATCCCATTCGGTGA
- a CDS encoding AI-2E family transporter: MKLNFKLPPWFVTGLVVPLIILNGWLLLIVFQYFQAIISKLIVATLLSFILDYPVRQLEKWHVKRSVAVLIVLLWVVLLLVILGVTLIPLVIEQLNALLERLPSWLESGRQQLNSLETWGTERNLPVNVTDISSELLGRISRQLQQTSGQIVGGLLSALSSILDLILTIVLTFYLLLHGEELWEGFFQFFPQNLAIKIPKILQQTFQNYFIGQAVVAATMGITMTIAFLIIQVPFALLFGVGVGVMALFPFGGALSIGIISFLVALNSIWLGLRVLVVAVIIEQVIENAIAPRLLGGFTGLNPVLILLSLLIGAKIAGLLGLVLAVPLASFIRSIVISWKIPIITAEEVEQVNLLTSD, from the coding sequence ATGAAACTAAATTTTAAACTACCACCGTGGTTTGTAACTGGATTAGTTGTACCATTGATTATTTTGAATGGTTGGCTGTTATTGATAGTCTTTCAATATTTTCAAGCAATCATCAGTAAATTAATTGTTGCGACTTTACTTTCTTTTATTTTGGATTATCCTGTCAGACAACTAGAGAAATGGCATGTTAAACGTAGTGTAGCTGTTTTGATTGTTTTATTATGGGTAGTTTTGTTACTGGTAATTTTAGGTGTCACTTTAATTCCTTTAGTAATTGAGCAATTAAATGCTTTGTTAGAACGTTTGCCTAGTTGGTTAGAATCGGGTAGACAGCAACTAAATTCTTTAGAAACCTGGGGAACTGAGCGTAATTTACCTGTAAATGTTACCGATATCTCATCAGAATTATTAGGAAGAATTTCTCGCCAATTACAACAAACAAGTGGACAAATTGTTGGTGGTTTATTATCAGCCTTAAGTAGTATTTTGGATTTGATTTTAACTATCGTTTTAACTTTTTATCTCTTGCTTCATGGCGAAGAACTTTGGGAAGGATTTTTTCAATTTTTTCCTCAAAATTTAGCAATTAAAATTCCTAAAATTTTACAACAAACTTTTCAAAATTATTTTATTGGTCAAGCTGTCGTAGCTGCTACTATGGGAATCACTATGACAATTGCCTTTTTGATTATTCAAGTTCCTTTTGCTCTATTATTTGGAGTAGGGGTAGGAGTAATGGCCTTATTTCCTTTTGGTGGTGCTTTAAGTATTGGAATAATTAGTTTTTTAGTTGCTCTGAATAGTATTTGGTTGGGACTAAGAGTTTTGGTAGTTGCCGTAATTATTGAACAAGTAATTGAAAATGCGATCGCGCCTCGTTTATTGGGTGGTTTTACAGGACTAAATCCTGTTTTAATTTTATTGTCTTTATTAATCGGGGCAAAAATTGCTGGTTTACTTGGTTTGGTTTTAGCTGTACCTTTGGCTAGTTTTATTAGGAGTATTGTGATCAGTTGGAAAATACCAATAATTACTGCTGAAGAAGTAGAACAAGTTAATTTACTAACCAGCGACTAG
- a CDS encoding NAD+ synthase, with the protein MKIAVAQINPTIGDLVNNAKKILAVANNAAKKGVRLLLTPELSLCGYPPRDLLLYPGFVESMQQQLEAIAQQLPKGMAALVGTVEANPSATSKGQKPLFNSMALLDEGKVQHIFHKRLLPSYDVFDEDRYFQSGYETNYFALSHQNAVASDLDDSFSEESSLKIGVTICEDLWNDEQFWGKRNYEVNPIEDLAYLGVDVVVNLSASPYSVGKQKLREAILHHAATKYKLPIIYVNQVGANDDLIFDGNSVVFNRQGEIVSHAKGFESDLVIVEFDPIQQNLSALTPINKQGVILDENEEIFAALVLGVKDYAHKCNFSQVILGLSGGIDSSLVAAIATEAMGADRVLGVLMPSPYSSDHSITDAVALAKNLGIRYEQFPIQEAMSAYDQILAPLFTGTEFGIAEENIQSRIRGNLLMAIANKFGYLLLSTGNKSEMAVGYCTLYGDMNGGLAVIADVPKTRVYSLCRWLNRHQEIIPNHAINKPPSAELKPGQLDQDSLPPYEILDDILDRLICQHQSEPEIIQSGHHSEVVHQVIKLVARAEFKRRQAPPGLKITDRAFGTGWRMPIASRWLVN; encoded by the coding sequence ATGAAAATAGCCGTAGCTCAAATTAATCCTACCATTGGCGATCTTGTCAATAACGCTAAAAAAATTCTTGCCGTAGCTAATAACGCAGCTAAAAAAGGAGTACGTCTTCTGTTGACTCCTGAATTATCCCTTTGTGGTTATCCTCCCAGAGATTTATTACTTTATCCTGGGTTTGTGGAATCGATGCAGCAACAATTAGAAGCGATCGCACAACAATTACCGAAAGGAATGGCAGCTTTAGTAGGTACTGTGGAAGCTAATCCTTCTGCTACTTCTAAGGGACAAAAACCTTTATTTAATAGTATGGCATTATTAGATGAAGGCAAAGTCCAGCATATTTTTCACAAACGTCTTTTGCCTAGTTACGATGTTTTTGATGAAGATCGTTATTTTCAATCGGGATACGAAACTAATTATTTTGCTCTTTCTCATCAAAATGCAGTTGCTTCGGATCTTGACGATTCCTTTTCTGAAGAATCTTCTTTGAAAATAGGAGTGACTATTTGTGAAGACTTATGGAATGATGAACAATTTTGGGGCAAACGCAACTATGAAGTTAATCCGATTGAAGATTTAGCCTATTTAGGTGTAGATGTCGTGGTTAACTTATCTGCTTCTCCTTATAGTGTAGGTAAACAAAAACTTCGAGAAGCAATTCTTCATCACGCTGCAACAAAATATAAGTTACCAATCATTTACGTTAATCAAGTTGGTGCTAATGATGATCTGATCTTTGACGGGAATAGTGTGGTTTTCAATCGACAAGGGGAAATTGTTTCTCATGCCAAAGGATTTGAATCAGATTTAGTGATAGTGGAATTTGATCCGATTCAACAAAACCTTTCTGCTTTAACTCCTATAAATAAACAAGGGGTGATTTTAGATGAAAATGAAGAAATTTTTGCTGCTTTAGTCCTAGGAGTCAAAGATTACGCTCACAAATGTAATTTTTCTCAAGTAATCTTAGGCTTAAGTGGAGGAATTGACTCTTCTTTAGTAGCTGCGATCGCAACAGAAGCAATGGGTGCGGATCGGGTGTTAGGGGTATTAATGCCTTCTCCCTATAGTTCGGATCATTCCATTACTGATGCCGTAGCTTTAGCCAAAAATTTAGGAATTAGATACGAACAATTCCCGATTCAAGAAGCAATGTCAGCTTATGACCAAATCTTAGCACCTTTATTTACAGGCACAGAATTTGGTATTGCCGAAGAAAATATTCAATCACGGATACGGGGTAACTTATTAATGGCGATCGCAAATAAATTTGGTTATTTACTTCTTTCCACAGGTAACAAATCAGAGATGGCAGTAGGTTATTGTACTCTTTATGGAGACATGAATGGTGGATTAGCAGTAATTGCCGACGTACCCAAAACTCGTGTTTATTCCCTCTGTCGCTGGTTAAATCGCCATCAAGAAATTATTCCCAATCATGCCATTAATAAACCACCCAGTGCCGAATTAAAACCAGGGCAATTAGACCAAGATTCTTTACCACCTTATGAAATTTTAGATGATATTCTCGACCGTTTGATTTGCCAGCATCAATCCGAACCAGAAATTATTCAATCTGGACATCACTCAGAAGTTGTTCATCAAGTGATCAAATTGGTTGCCCGTGCCGAATTCAAACGCCGACAAGCACCTCCTGGTTTAAAAATTACAGATCGCGCTTTTGGTACGGGTTGGCGAATGCCTATTGCTAGTCGCTGGTTAGTAAATTAA
- a CDS encoding isochorismate lyase codes for MKSPKECQNLQEIRTEIDQLDRDIINLLGQRFEYVKVASKFKTNEISVKAPERLQAMLTQRRIWAESAGLNPDVIEEMYQNLVNYFINEELQSLQNNR; via the coding sequence ATGAAATCACCAAAAGAATGTCAAAATCTTCAAGAAATCAGAACCGAAATAGACCAACTAGATCGCGACATAATTAATCTGCTAGGACAAAGATTTGAATATGTCAAAGTAGCTTCTAAGTTTAAAACTAATGAAATTAGCGTTAAAGCCCCAGAAAGATTGCAAGCAATGTTAACACAAAGAAGAATTTGGGCAGAGTCAGCAGGATTAAATCCTGATGTAATTGAAGAGATGTATCAAAATTTAGTTAATTATTTTATTAATGAAGAGTTACAGTCTTTGCAAAATAACCGATAA
- a CDS encoding NUDIX hydrolase — MKFNSEVVLQSNHQVSEVNSALADFKVGVDNVIFSVDTQHNRLLVLLRKRKEEPFSNYWSLPGTLVRQGESLQAAAYRTLAEKIQANNLYLEQLYTFGDPGRDPREAPESFGVRYLSVSYFALLRYEEAKIIAKPALNLSWYQVKEVPQLAFDHNQILEYGYRRLRNKLEYSPVAFDVLPEEFTLNEVYQLYCTILGENFSDYSNFRSRLLKLGFLLDTGIKVCRGAGRPASLYRFDAEAFAPLKDKPLVFI, encoded by the coding sequence ATGAAATTTAATTCTGAAGTAGTTTTACAATCTAACCATCAAGTTTCAGAAGTAAACAGCGCATTAGCAGATTTTAAAGTTGGGGTAGATAATGTTATTTTTTCAGTCGATACTCAACATAATCGTTTATTAGTTTTATTACGTAAAAGAAAAGAAGAACCTTTTAGTAATTATTGGAGTTTGCCAGGTACTTTAGTTCGGCAAGGAGAATCTTTACAAGCTGCTGCTTATCGAACATTAGCTGAGAAAATTCAAGCCAATAATTTATACTTAGAACAACTTTATACTTTTGGTGATCCAGGTAGAGATCCTAGAGAAGCACCAGAAAGTTTTGGAGTACGTTATTTATCTGTTAGTTATTTTGCTTTATTAAGATATGAAGAAGCAAAAATTATTGCTAAACCTGCTCTTAATTTATCTTGGTATCAAGTTAAAGAAGTTCCTCAACTTGCTTTCGATCACAATCAAATTTTAGAGTATGGTTATCGTCGTTTACGTAACAAATTAGAATATAGTCCAGTAGCGTTTGATGTCTTGCCAGAAGAGTTTACTTTGAATGAAGTTTATCAACTTTACTGTACAATTTTAGGAGAAAACTTTTCAGATTATTCTAATTTTCGTTCTCGTTTATTAAAGTTAGGATTTTTATTAGATACAGGGATAAAAGTTTGTCGTGGTGCTGGTCGTCCTGCAAGTTTATATCGATTCGATGCAGAAGCTTTTGCTCCTTTAAAAGATAAGCCATTGGTCTTTATTTAA
- a CDS encoding nicotinate-nucleotide adenylyltransferase, translated as MTKIALFGTSADPPTSGHQNILSWLAQHYDLVVVWASDNPFKEHQTSLKHRTEMLRLAIAEIAQPNKILLQAELSDRKTLITVKKARKIWGEEAEFTLVIGSDLVKQIVTWYRIEELFTQVQLLIVPRPGYSITKTDLEAISKKGGKYAIATLNVPQVSSTDYRREGDQQVITPAVQNYITQKHLYNTVTNY; from the coding sequence ATGACAAAAATAGCTTTATTTGGCACTAGTGCAGATCCGCCTACTTCTGGACATCAAAATATCTTAAGTTGGTTAGCACAGCATTACGATCTAGTAGTAGTCTGGGCATCAGATAATCCTTTTAAGGAACATCAAACTAGTTTAAAACATCGTACCGAAATGTTACGATTAGCCATTGCAGAAATTGCTCAACCTAATAAGATTTTACTTCAAGCAGAATTAAGCGATCGCAAAACTTTAATTACAGTTAAAAAAGCTAGGAAAATTTGGGGTGAAGAGGCAGAATTTACTTTAGTAATTGGTTCAGATTTAGTCAAACAAATAGTAACTTGGTATCGCATTGAAGAATTATTTACCCAAGTACAACTTTTGATCGTACCGCGTCCTGGATATAGTATTACAAAAACCGATTTAGAAGCGATTAGTAAAAAAGGAGGAAAATACGCGATCGCAACATTAAATGTACCTCAAGTTTCTTCTACCGATTATCGTCGAGAAGGCGATCAACAAGTAATCACTCCTGCGGTACAAAATTATATTACCCAAAAACATTTATATAATACAGTGACTAATTACTAA